Proteins from a single region of Catenulispora acidiphila DSM 44928:
- a CDS encoding Na+/H+ antiporter, with protein sequence MTAQHLLFLLGVPFFSVVVSALARRFDVNGPLVLVGIGLLVSITPFIPDYDLEPEFVLMILLPPLLYQAAVETSVPSLRENWSAVLILSVAMVLVTTLLTGFAMHWLIPGMPLSVAFVLGAVLGPPDTVAAISIAKRLGLPRRTVDVLVGEGLFNDATALTAFRIALAAAVGETVTVFDAVGRFVLSAAGGILIGAVVAMVWDPIRFRMSDPRAESAISLTLPFVVYITAEAVHVSGVMGVVILGLYLGHRRVRAGYATRMLDTALWDVIVEILEATVFALIGLQLIPILRDVDSWGAWQLIGYGLAAFAIVVLARFGGVYTFGYVGRFLLHHVRRTAPLAPPPEQTQRPRILFVVGWAGMRGVVSLAAAAAIPLTDNHGAPLPDRELVQFLTLFVVLTTLIVQGLTLPPLIRRLGVEAKDEEKEDAFSYCSAMGTAANAGLARLDELEASLPDPAVDRMRDQARWRGDKAKKYAMQVASGGPSARASAVEDARRSMLDAERAAIEHLRDMREINDDVYRRVLHELDLEEAYMERR encoded by the coding sequence ATGACGGCGCAACACCTCCTTTTCCTGCTGGGCGTCCCGTTCTTCTCCGTGGTGGTCTCCGCCCTCGCGCGGCGGTTCGACGTCAACGGACCGCTCGTGCTGGTGGGCATCGGCCTGCTGGTGTCGATCACGCCGTTCATCCCCGACTACGACCTCGAGCCCGAGTTCGTGCTCATGATCCTGCTGCCGCCGCTGCTGTATCAGGCGGCGGTGGAGACCTCGGTCCCCTCGCTGCGGGAGAACTGGTCGGCGGTCCTGATCCTGTCGGTGGCGATGGTCCTGGTCACCACGCTGCTCACCGGATTCGCGATGCACTGGCTGATCCCGGGGATGCCGCTGTCGGTGGCGTTCGTCCTCGGCGCGGTGCTCGGACCACCGGATACGGTCGCGGCGATCTCCATCGCCAAACGCTTGGGACTGCCGCGCCGGACCGTCGACGTGCTGGTCGGCGAAGGGCTGTTCAACGACGCCACCGCGCTGACCGCGTTCCGGATCGCGCTGGCCGCCGCGGTGGGGGAGACCGTCACGGTCTTCGACGCGGTCGGGCGGTTCGTGCTCTCGGCGGCCGGCGGCATCCTGATCGGCGCGGTGGTCGCGATGGTCTGGGACCCGATCCGCTTCCGGATGAGCGACCCGCGCGCCGAGAGCGCGATCTCGCTGACGCTGCCGTTCGTCGTCTACATCACCGCCGAAGCGGTGCACGTCTCCGGCGTGATGGGCGTCGTCATCCTCGGGCTCTACCTCGGCCATCGCCGGGTGCGCGCCGGATATGCCACGCGGATGCTGGACACCGCGCTGTGGGACGTGATCGTGGAGATCCTGGAAGCCACGGTCTTCGCGCTGATCGGCCTGCAGCTGATCCCGATCCTGCGGGACGTCGACAGCTGGGGCGCCTGGCAGCTGATCGGCTACGGCCTGGCCGCGTTCGCGATAGTGGTGCTGGCGCGGTTCGGCGGGGTCTACACGTTCGGCTACGTCGGACGCTTCCTGCTGCACCACGTGCGACGCACCGCGCCGCTGGCTCCTCCACCGGAACAAACCCAGCGGCCGCGGATCCTGTTCGTGGTCGGCTGGGCCGGCATGCGCGGCGTGGTCTCGCTGGCCGCCGCGGCGGCGATCCCGTTGACCGACAACCACGGCGCGCCGCTGCCGGACCGCGAACTCGTCCAGTTCCTGACCCTGTTCGTGGTGCTGACCACCCTCATCGTCCAAGGCCTGACGCTGCCGCCGTTGATCCGCCGGCTCGGCGTCGAGGCGAAGGACGAGGAGAAGGAAGACGCGTTCTCCTATTGCAGCGCCATGGGAACCGCCGCGAACGCAGGGCTCGCGCGCCTGGACGAGTTGGAGGCGTCGCTGCCGGACCCGGCCGTGGACCGCATGCGCGATCAGGCGCGGTGGCGCGGCGACAAGGCGAAGAAGTACGCGATGCAGGTCGCGTCCGGCGGACCGAGCGCCAGGGCGTCGGCGGTCGAGGACGCGCGGCGCTCGATGCTGGACGCCGAACGCGCCGCGATCGAGCACCTGCGGGACATGCGGGAGATCAACGACGACGTCTACCGGCGGGTGCTGCATGAGCTGGACCTGGAAGAGGCGTATATGGAGCGACGCTAG
- a CDS encoding NRAMP family divalent metal transporter, whose product MTTATLNSEVRETTHHGAHQCAVLDEAHVGDIKGAFGTIKLDDDGARRGLSAKLKTLLAIVGPGLIVMVGDNDAGAFATYGQAGHDFGTKLLWTLLLLVPVLYVNQEMVLRLGAVTGVGHARLIFERFGTFWGAFSVIDLFLLNALTLVTEFIGITLATSYLGLPKVPSVLMAALVIVAAAMSGSFQRFERIALTLCVGSLLLIPISIMAHPSAGTMAHGFVTPALPGGSGHMATVMLVVIGIVGTTVAPWQLFFQQSYVIDKRITPRFMKYEKADLGIGIVVVVVGAAATIGLGAVAAAHLSGSFTDAADVARGLTVYGGRVLGDMFAVALLDASIIGAFAVSLSTAYAMGDCFKINHSLHRGVKQAKGFYAVYAGIIAFAATIVLVASDHVQGVLTVGVQALAGVLLPSASVYLLLLCVDKHVLGPWVNNRRTTVFTGGVIAVLVALSLVLTGSVLDQNITAGQIEAILAGCAVVALAFGAWLGVKALRARRAPGYVAETIDRSGRDEWRTPPLAQLGQVRFSTGTRVGLAVLRTYLAVATVLVVVKLVSMMLGH is encoded by the coding sequence ATGACCACGGCCACGCTCAACAGCGAAGTCCGCGAGACGACGCACCACGGCGCACATCAGTGCGCGGTACTCGATGAAGCACACGTCGGCGACATCAAAGGCGCGTTCGGCACCATCAAGCTCGACGACGACGGCGCGCGCCGCGGACTGTCGGCCAAGCTCAAGACCCTGCTGGCGATCGTCGGGCCCGGGCTGATCGTGATGGTCGGCGACAACGACGCCGGCGCGTTCGCCACCTACGGGCAGGCCGGGCACGACTTCGGCACCAAGCTGTTGTGGACGCTTCTGCTGCTGGTCCCGGTGTTGTATGTGAACCAGGAGATGGTGTTGCGCCTCGGCGCGGTCACCGGCGTCGGGCACGCCCGGCTCATCTTCGAGCGCTTCGGTACGTTCTGGGGCGCGTTCAGCGTCATCGACCTCTTCCTTCTCAATGCTCTGACGCTGGTCACCGAGTTCATCGGCATCACGTTGGCGACCAGCTATCTGGGGCTGCCGAAGGTGCCCTCGGTGTTGATGGCCGCGCTGGTGATCGTGGCGGCGGCGATGAGCGGCTCGTTCCAGCGGTTCGAGCGGATCGCGCTGACGCTGTGCGTGGGGTCGCTGCTGCTGATCCCGATCTCGATCATGGCGCACCCCAGCGCGGGGACCATGGCGCACGGCTTCGTCACCCCGGCCCTGCCCGGCGGTTCGGGCCACATGGCCACGGTGATGCTGGTCGTGATCGGCATCGTGGGCACGACGGTCGCGCCGTGGCAGCTGTTCTTCCAGCAGAGCTATGTGATCGACAAGCGCATCACGCCGCGCTTCATGAAGTACGAGAAGGCCGATCTGGGCATCGGCATCGTGGTGGTCGTGGTCGGCGCGGCGGCGACGATCGGTCTGGGCGCGGTGGCCGCGGCGCACCTGTCAGGGTCCTTCACCGACGCCGCCGACGTGGCGCGCGGGCTGACCGTCTATGGCGGCCGGGTCCTGGGCGACATGTTCGCCGTCGCACTGCTGGACGCCTCGATCATCGGCGCGTTCGCGGTATCGCTGTCCACCGCCTACGCGATGGGCGACTGCTTCAAGATCAACCACTCGCTGCACCGCGGAGTGAAGCAGGCCAAGGGTTTCTACGCGGTCTACGCCGGGATCATCGCCTTCGCCGCGACGATCGTGCTGGTGGCCAGCGACCACGTGCAGGGCGTGCTCACCGTCGGCGTGCAGGCGCTGGCCGGCGTGCTGCTGCCCTCGGCCTCGGTGTATCTGCTGCTGCTGTGCGTGGACAAGCATGTCCTCGGGCCCTGGGTCAACAACCGCCGGACCACGGTGTTCACCGGCGGCGTGATCGCGGTCCTGGTGGCGCTGTCGCTGGTGCTGACCGGCTCGGTGCTGGACCAGAACATCACCGCCGGGCAGATCGAGGCGATCCTCGCCGGCTGCGCGGTCGTCGCGCTGGCCTTCGGCGCCTGGCTGGGTGTCAAGGCTCTGCGAGCCCGCCGCGCGCCGGGCTACGTCGCCGAGACCATCGACCGCTCCGGCCGGGACGAGTGGCGGACGCCGCCGCTGGCACAGCTGGGCCAGGTCCGGTTCTCCACCGGGACCCGCGTCGGCCTCGCCGTGCTGCGCACCTACCTCGCGGTGGCGACGGTGCTGGTCGTGGTCAAGCTGGTCTCGATGATGCTCGGGCACTGA
- a CDS encoding GNAT family N-acetyltransferase, with the protein MFREPTTTARLVLNSVTEADAREMAEVLADPELYTFIGGEPPTPEGLRARYARLAVGRSPDGLQEWVNWIARRAQDGAAVGTVQATVVDGGRRADVAWVVGTAWQGRGYAVEAASALVAWLRERGVAEIRANIHPRHAASAKVAERIGLAPTGETDGEGEQIWRAQGAPEHVLDEDPERTEKTR; encoded by the coding sequence ATGTTTAGAGAGCCGACGACCACGGCGCGTTTGGTGCTGAATTCCGTGACGGAAGCCGACGCCCGGGAGATGGCGGAAGTCCTGGCCGACCCGGAGCTCTACACCTTCATCGGCGGGGAGCCGCCGACCCCGGAGGGTCTGCGCGCGCGGTATGCCCGGCTCGCTGTGGGGCGTTCCCCCGACGGTTTGCAAGAATGGGTCAACTGGATCGCCCGGCGCGCGCAGGACGGCGCCGCGGTCGGCACCGTGCAGGCGACGGTGGTCGACGGCGGCCGGCGCGCGGACGTGGCGTGGGTCGTCGGCACGGCGTGGCAGGGCCGCGGGTACGCGGTCGAGGCGGCGTCGGCGCTCGTGGCGTGGCTGCGGGAACGGGGTGTGGCGGAGATCCGCGCGAACATCCATCCCCGGCACGCGGCCTCGGCGAAGGTGGCCGAGCGCATCGGCCTGGCGCCGACCGGCGAGACGGACGGCGAGGGCGAACAGATCTGGCGCGCGCAGGGTGCGCCGGAGCACGTGCTGGACGAGGATCCCGAACGGACGGAGAAGACCCGGTGA
- the map gene encoding type I methionyl aminopeptidase, which yields MIELKTPQEIDKMAVTGRFVGETLLELAELARPGVNLMDLEQRARRRIKERGAVSCYWDYAPSFGRGPFANVICLSVNDAVLHGLPHKYTLRDGDVLTLDFAVSIDGWVADSARTVIVGTPRPEDVRLVESTAVALEAAIAAALPGNKLGDISAAIEAVATDYGYPVNLQFGGHGLGHTMHEDPHVANAGRAGRGLVLRPGLTLALEPWWSATSSEIFTDPDGWTLRFQDGSRGSHSEHTIAVTEDGARVLTRVD from the coding sequence GTGATCGAGCTCAAGACGCCGCAGGAGATCGACAAGATGGCGGTCACCGGCCGATTCGTCGGCGAGACCCTGCTCGAACTGGCCGAGCTGGCGCGCCCCGGCGTGAACCTGATGGACCTGGAGCAGCGCGCCCGCCGCCGCATCAAGGAGCGCGGCGCGGTGTCCTGCTATTGGGACTACGCCCCCTCCTTCGGCCGCGGCCCGTTCGCCAACGTCATCTGCCTGTCGGTGAACGACGCCGTCCTGCACGGCCTCCCCCACAAGTACACCCTGCGCGACGGCGACGTCCTGACCCTGGACTTCGCGGTCTCCATCGACGGCTGGGTCGCGGACTCGGCCCGCACAGTGATCGTCGGCACCCCCCGCCCGGAAGACGTCCGCCTGGTGGAGTCCACCGCCGTCGCCCTGGAAGCCGCCATCGCCGCCGCACTCCCCGGCAACAAGCTCGGCGACATCAGCGCCGCCATCGAAGCCGTCGCCACCGACTACGGCTACCCGGTCAACCTCCAGTTCGGCGGCCACGGCCTAGGCCACACCATGCACGAGGACCCCCACGTCGCCAACGCCGGCCGCGCCGGCCGCGGCCTGGTCCTGCGCCCCGGCCTGACCCTCGCCCTCGAACCCTGGTGGTCCGCCACCTCCAGCGAGATCTTCACCGACCCCGACGGCTGGACCCTCCGCTTCCAGGACGGCTCCCGCGGCTCCCACTCCGAGCACACCATCGCCGTGACGGAGGACGGGGCGCGGGTGCTGACGCGGGTGGACTGA
- the paaA gene encoding 1,2-phenylacetyl-CoA epoxidase subunit PaaA yields MRELPEVAGLQERFDGLIAADERIEPRDWMPEAYRKTLVRQIAQHAHSEIIGMQPEGNWITRAPSLRRKAILLAKVQDEAGHGLYLYAAAETLGVDRADLLDALHNGRQKYSSIFNYPTLTWADIGAVGWLVDGAAIINQIPLQRCSYGPYARAMVRICKEESFHQRQGFELLHDLAHGTAEQHAMAQDALDRWWWPSLMMFGPPDAESSHSAQSMAWRIKRHSNDELRQRFVDISVPQAEALGLTIPDPDLRWNEERGHYDFGVIDWTEFQEILAGNGPCNRQRVAARVQAHEDGEWVRQAALAYAAKHSGDGGSGSGSASGSASSNGNDSGSGSGERDVAAG; encoded by the coding sequence GTGCGGGAGCTGCCGGAGGTTGCCGGGCTGCAGGAGCGCTTCGATGGGCTGATCGCGGCCGATGAGCGGATCGAGCCGCGGGACTGGATGCCGGAGGCGTACCGGAAGACGTTGGTGCGGCAGATCGCGCAGCATGCGCACTCCGAGATCATCGGGATGCAGCCGGAGGGCAACTGGATCACGCGTGCTCCGTCGCTGCGGCGTAAGGCGATCCTGCTGGCGAAGGTGCAGGACGAGGCGGGGCATGGGCTCTACCTCTACGCGGCTGCCGAGACGCTTGGTGTGGACCGCGCGGATCTGCTCGACGCGCTGCACAACGGTCGGCAGAAGTACTCCTCGATCTTCAACTACCCGACGCTGACCTGGGCTGACATCGGTGCGGTCGGGTGGCTGGTGGACGGCGCGGCGATCATCAACCAGATCCCGCTCCAGCGCTGCTCTTATGGTCCCTATGCGCGGGCCATGGTGCGGATCTGCAAGGAGGAGTCCTTCCATCAGCGCCAGGGCTTCGAGCTGCTCCACGACCTCGCGCACGGCACCGCTGAGCAGCACGCGATGGCGCAGGACGCGCTGGACCGCTGGTGGTGGCCCTCGCTGATGATGTTCGGCCCGCCGGACGCGGAGTCCTCGCACTCCGCGCAGTCCATGGCGTGGCGCATCAAGCGGCATTCCAACGACGAGCTGCGCCAGCGCTTCGTCGACATCAGCGTCCCGCAGGCCGAGGCGCTGGGCCTGACCATCCCGGACCCGGACCTGCGGTGGAACGAGGAGCGCGGGCATTACGACTTCGGCGTGATCGACTGGACGGAGTTCCAGGAGATCCTCGCCGGCAACGGGCCGTGCAACCGGCAGCGCGTCGCGGCGCGGGTGCAGGCGCATGAGGACGGCGAATGGGTGCGGCAGGCGGCGTTGGCTTATGCGGCCAAGCACAGTGGTGACGGCGGCAGTGGTAGCGGTAGTGCCAGCGGCAGTGCCAGTAGCAATGGCAACGACAGCGGTAGTGGCAGTGGCGAGAGGGATGTGGCGGCGGGATGA
- the paaB gene encoding 1,2-phenylacetyl-CoA epoxidase subunit PaaB produces the protein MSSGLPLWEVFIRGRRGLSHQHVGSVHASDAEMALRNARDLYTRRGEGVSIWVVPAASVSASSPDEKEPFFDPAGDKVYRHPTFYNVPEGVKNL, from the coding sequence ATGAGTAGCGGTCTGCCTCTGTGGGAGGTCTTCATCCGCGGGCGGCGTGGGCTCTCGCATCAGCACGTCGGGAGTGTGCACGCCTCAGACGCGGAGATGGCGCTGCGCAATGCGCGGGATCTCTATACGCGGCGCGGCGAGGGAGTCTCCATATGGGTTGTCCCTGCGGCGTCTGTCTCCGCGTCTTCTCCGGATGAGAAGGAGCCGTTCTTCGACCCGGCTGGGGACAAGGTGTACCGGCATCCGACGTTCTATAACGTTCCGGAAGGCGTGAAGAACCTGTGA
- the paaC gene encoding 1,2-phenylacetyl-CoA epoxidase subunit PaaC, producing the protein MTATTESTPLVAQYALQLGDDALILSHRLSEWCAHSPELEEDVALANLALDLLGQARTLLTYAGSLEGAGRSEDDLAFLRTEREFRNVLLVEQPNGDFAATIARQLYFATYQSELYAALCDSTDPELSALAAKAVKEVAYHRDHAVQWTLRLGDGTEESHRRMQAGLEQLWPYTAELFAADAVATELVAAGVAVDPRTLRPAWEASVAGVVEAATLTMPADGWQPRGGRAGRHGEGFGLLLGEMQALHRQHPGAKW; encoded by the coding sequence GTGACCGCTACTACGGAATCCACTCCGTTGGTCGCGCAGTACGCGCTCCAGCTGGGTGACGATGCGCTGATCCTGTCGCACCGTCTGTCGGAGTGGTGCGCGCATTCCCCGGAGCTGGAGGAGGACGTCGCACTGGCGAACCTCGCCCTGGACCTCCTAGGGCAGGCGCGGACTCTGCTCACATATGCGGGTTCGCTAGAGGGCGCTGGGCGTTCCGAGGACGACTTGGCGTTCCTGCGCACGGAGCGGGAGTTCCGCAACGTGCTGCTGGTGGAGCAGCCCAACGGCGACTTCGCGGCGACGATCGCGCGCCAGCTGTACTTCGCGACGTACCAGAGTGAGCTGTACGCGGCACTGTGCGACTCGACGGACCCGGAACTGTCCGCGCTCGCCGCCAAGGCGGTGAAGGAAGTCGCCTACCACCGCGACCACGCGGTGCAGTGGACGCTGCGCCTCGGCGACGGTACCGAGGAGAGCCACCGCCGCATGCAGGCCGGGCTGGAGCAGCTGTGGCCGTACACGGCGGAGCTGTTCGCCGCCGACGCGGTGGCCACGGAGCTGGTCGCGGCGGGTGTCGCGGTGGACCCGCGGACGCTGCGGCCCGCGTGGGAGGCGTCGGTGGCGGGCGTGGTCGAGGCCGCGACGCTGACGATGCCCGCGGACGGCTGGCAGCCGCGCGGCGGGCGCGCCGGGCGGCACGGCGAGGGTTTCGGGCTGCTGCTGGGGGAGATGCAGGCGCTGCACCGGCAGCATCCCGGGGCGAAGTGGTAG
- the paaD gene encoding 1,2-phenylacetyl-CoA epoxidase subunit PaaD, which produces MATDELVALDPVTLDLAALEAAASAVPDPELPVVTLGDLGIIRGVSLTDDGAIEVRITPTFVGCPATEAIAADVRVAVAACLRESGAPQTEVRTRTAMSPAWSTDWISEDGRRKLAEHGIAPPSGGARHRGGPVAVTIGRGGVGDGGADAGAGVVSAGSAQSAGGVVSAGGAQSAGSAALAGSAESAGGAGDGGAGAGAVVGVVSAGSAQSAGGAVEAGSAQSAGGVGDDGAGAGAGVGAVVGVASAGSAQSAGGVVSAVSGSSSSPFPSPHPPTQHRAAQRAAQSCPRCGSGDTRELSAFGSTPCQSLRACRACGEPFGAIKSL; this is translated from the coding sequence ATGGCGACTGACGAGTTGGTGGCGCTCGATCCGGTGACGCTCGACCTGGCGGCGCTCGAAGCTGCCGCATCGGCGGTCCCGGATCCGGAGCTGCCGGTGGTGACCCTCGGCGACCTGGGCATCATCCGCGGCGTGTCGCTGACGGACGACGGCGCGATCGAGGTGCGCATCACCCCGACCTTCGTGGGCTGCCCGGCGACCGAGGCCATCGCGGCGGACGTGCGCGTGGCAGTCGCCGCCTGCCTGCGCGAATCCGGCGCGCCGCAGACCGAGGTGCGCACGCGCACGGCGATGTCGCCGGCGTGGAGCACCGACTGGATCAGCGAGGACGGCCGCCGCAAGCTTGCCGAGCACGGCATCGCGCCGCCCAGCGGCGGTGCGCGACACCGCGGCGGGCCGGTCGCGGTGACGATCGGGCGCGGCGGCGTGGGCGATGGGGGCGCGGACGCGGGTGCGGGCGTGGTGTCGGCGGGCAGCGCGCAGTCGGCGGGCGGCGTGGTGTCGGCGGGCGGCGCACAGTCGGCGGGCAGCGCGGCGCTGGCGGGCAGCGCAGAGTCAGCCGGCGGCGCGGGCGATGGTGGCGCAGGCGCAGGCGCGGTGGTGGGCGTGGTGTCGGCGGGCAGCGCGCAGTCGGCCGGCGGCGCGGTGGAGGCGGGCAGCGCGCAGTCAGCCGGCGGCGTGGGCGATGATGGCGCGGGCGCGGGCGCGGGCGTGGGTGCGGTGGTGGGCGTGGCGTCGGCGGGCAGCGCGCAGTCGGCCGGCGGCGTGGTGTCGGCGGTGAGTGGCTCCTCTTCCTCTCCTTTCCCCTCCCCCCACCCACCCACCCAACATCGCGCAGCACAGCGTGCAGCGCAGAGCTGTCCCCGGTGCGGCAGTGGCGATACGCGCGAGCTCAGCGCGTTCGGCAGTACGCCGTGCCAGTCCCTGCGTGCCTGTCGGGCGTGCGGGGAGCCGTTCGGGGCTATCAAGTCCCTGTGA
- a CDS encoding 2Fe-2S iron-sulfur cluster-binding protein yields MTLLPVVGVDRLTDDAVRVVFEVPSGERDVFRFVPGQHVTVRMELGGIEARRAYSLCAAPSGEGGAARLSIAVKELGPGGFGEIAASRLGVGDLVDVLAPAGRFVLQGGAEHVGIVAGSGVTPVLAMAEVALARGDRFTLIYGNRTAASVMFLEELADLKDRYAERLMVLHVLSREPREAPLLTGRIDAERLPELLAAASPGPDAHYYVCGPMAMVDMAKDVLAERGVSRAHVHFELFHAEDAPPPAAYAETAKVLADGDVAVTVTLGGRRTELAMSKDDDSVLAAVLKARPDTPYSCTGGVCGTCRAKLVEGDVAMAHDYALEPEEKAEGFVLACQSRPLTPAVELDFDA; encoded by the coding sequence GTGACCTTGCTTCCTGTCGTCGGGGTGGACCGGCTCACTGATGACGCCGTGCGTGTCGTGTTCGAGGTGCCGTCGGGGGAGCGGGATGTGTTCCGCTTTGTGCCGGGGCAGCACGTCACGGTGCGGATGGAGCTGGGTGGGATTGAGGCTCGGCGTGCTTATTCGCTGTGTGCCGCGCCTTCGGGGGAGGGTGGGGCTGCGCGGCTGAGTATCGCGGTCAAGGAGCTGGGACCGGGTGGGTTCGGGGAGATCGCGGCGAGCAGGTTGGGGGTCGGGGATCTCGTCGATGTGCTGGCGCCTGCGGGGCGGTTCGTCTTGCAGGGGGGCGCCGAGCATGTCGGTATCGTCGCCGGGAGCGGGGTGACGCCGGTCTTGGCCATGGCCGAGGTCGCGTTGGCTCGCGGGGATCGCTTCACTCTGATTTACGGCAATCGGACTGCTGCCTCTGTCATGTTCCTGGAGGAGCTGGCCGATCTCAAGGATCGTTACGCCGAACGGCTGATGGTGCTGCACGTGCTGTCGCGGGAGCCGCGGGAGGCGCCGCTGCTTACCGGGCGGATCGACGCCGAGCGGCTGCCGGAGCTGCTCGCCGCCGCGTCGCCGGGTCCTGACGCGCACTATTACGTCTGCGGGCCGATGGCGATGGTCGACATGGCGAAGGACGTGCTGGCCGAGCGCGGTGTGTCGCGCGCGCACGTCCACTTCGAGCTCTTCCACGCCGAGGACGCGCCGCCTCCGGCCGCCTACGCCGAGACCGCCAAGGTCCTGGCCGACGGCGACGTCGCGGTGACCGTGACGCTCGGCGGCCGCCGCACGGAGCTGGCCATGTCCAAGGACGACGACTCGGTCCTCGCCGCCGTCCTCAAGGCCCGCCCCGACACCCCCTACTCCTGCACCGGCGGCGTCTGCGGCACCTGCCGCGCGAAGCTCGTCGAGGGCGACGTCGCGATGGCCCACGACTACGCCCTGGAGCCGGAGGAGAAGGCGGAGGGCTTCGTCCTGGCGTGCCAGTCCCGCCCTCTCACCCCCGCGGTGGAGCTGGATTTCGACGCCTAA
- a CDS encoding globin domain-containing protein, which produces MGSTDLDPARVPALIRESFALVGGESGSSGNSDNSDKPDKIVSYFYALVFTECPALRDMFPPMMDAQRDRLFQALVRIVGQAEHPDSLVAYLRELGRDHRKYGAQPEHYDVVWRCLISALKHYAGAAWTPDMDAAWLAAYQLIAGTMMEAAEQDAQLAPAWWTARVVRHELRTPDIAVLTLQPDSPYEFRAGQYLSLETQRWPRVWRHFSIANAPRSDNTLTLHVRAIPAGWVSTALVNHTRVGDVVRLGPPSGTMLCTTTSMRDLLCIAGGTGLAPIKAMVEDMAKWNTTRQVRLFYGARHDDELYDLAALEHLAYRRRWLSVVSAVSHDPHFPGERGMLPDVVARHGEFFEHWAGHDVYVSGSVAMVRATIARLQELNIPLASIRFDAYGGMDGLWQPGAGQGVPMPPSAPAGPGTAGEGRTEGVGHANGAGVSTAGSWAAQGAWRRDNGWRAGVAGQVGAARTLDEWLVSQTS; this is translated from the coding sequence ATGGGCAGCACCGACCTGGACCCGGCCAGGGTCCCGGCGCTGATCCGCGAGAGCTTCGCGCTGGTCGGCGGCGAATCCGGCAGCTCCGGTAACTCCGATAACTCTGACAAGCCCGACAAGATCGTGTCCTACTTCTACGCGCTGGTCTTCACCGAATGCCCGGCGCTGCGGGACATGTTCCCGCCGATGATGGACGCCCAGCGCGACCGGCTGTTCCAAGCCCTGGTGCGCATAGTGGGCCAGGCAGAGCACCCTGACAGCCTGGTCGCCTATCTCAGGGAACTGGGCCGCGACCACCGCAAGTACGGCGCTCAGCCGGAACACTACGACGTGGTCTGGCGGTGTCTCATATCAGCGTTGAAACACTATGCGGGCGCCGCATGGACTCCCGACATGGACGCCGCCTGGCTGGCGGCGTACCAACTCATCGCCGGGACGATGATGGAGGCGGCCGAACAGGACGCCCAATTGGCGCCGGCATGGTGGACCGCACGAGTGGTCCGCCATGAGCTGCGCACTCCGGACATCGCAGTACTGACCCTGCAGCCGGATTCCCCTTATGAGTTCCGCGCAGGGCAGTACCTGTCCTTGGAGACGCAGCGCTGGCCTCGTGTCTGGCGGCACTTCTCGATCGCCAACGCGCCTCGCTCCGACAACACCCTGACGCTGCACGTGCGCGCCATCCCCGCGGGCTGGGTGTCGACGGCACTGGTGAACCACACCAGGGTCGGGGACGTCGTCCGATTAGGCCCGCCGTCCGGCACGATGCTGTGCACCACGACCTCGATGCGCGACCTGCTGTGCATCGCCGGCGGCACCGGACTGGCGCCGATCAAGGCGATGGTCGAGGACATGGCGAAGTGGAACACCACCCGGCAGGTGCGGCTGTTCTATGGCGCACGCCATGACGACGAGCTCTACGATCTGGCGGCCCTGGAACACCTGGCGTACCGGCGCCGCTGGCTGTCGGTGGTCTCGGCGGTGTCGCACGATCCGCACTTCCCCGGCGAGCGCGGGATGCTGCCGGACGTCGTGGCGCGGCACGGGGAGTTCTTCGAGCACTGGGCCGGGCACGACGTGTACGTGTCGGGCTCCGTGGCGATGGTCCGTGCGACGATCGCGCGGCTGCAGGAGCTGAACATCCCGCTGGCGAGCATCAGGTTCGACGCGTACGGCGGGATGGACGGGCTGTGGCAGCCGGGGGCGGGGCAGGGCGTGCCGATGCCCCCGTCGGCTCCGGCAGGGCCGGGGACGGCCGGGGAGGGGCGAACGGAGGGTGTCGGGCACGCCAACGGCGCGGGTGTCTCCACGGCCGGTTCGTGGGCCGCGCAGGGCGCTTGGCGGCGGGACAACGGATGGCGGGCCGGGGTGGCCGGGCAGGTGGGAGCCGCGCGGACGCTGGACGAGTGGCTGGTTTCGCAGACCTCTTAG